A genomic window from Silene latifolia isolate original U9 population chromosome Y, ASM4854445v1, whole genome shotgun sequence includes:
- the LOC141633592 gene encoding uncharacterized protein LOC141633592: MGLGVGLSHQVASHLSSLTDHQMSSDVLRLGGGSRQFDHLFGTPFRPQQNIQQSQSNFYLSDQTGANQGGGAGAGYDIGEQDQNQGQNSGGGMFSNRLFHGQLYQLYDLQGNPNHPFNLGFFSGNNNNSTTDTHTMNFRSTGSGDHSTLFSPNGGMFGGPPRIGSSGGLSWLYNTNTNAGHAPQQPAMSATALLQKAAQMGSTTSTTNVSSTALLKGFESKPPQKQQPPLPTSGNGFGGLYGENDQNSLHDLLIRDISRDNLLMNSSLFDNIGTGHNNNNKNINNYYGGFNPNGKRVQSGIGAGSSDRLTRDFLGVGEIVRSMSGGGFATRKQHHQGISMGNLDNNNNNNNNNNNNNNNNNNNNNNNNNNNNGSSNNSNNVINPGGATNSQAYGGGNNNNGGNSFQ; the protein is encoded by the coding sequence ATGGGCTTAGGTGTGGGACTTTCTCATCAAGTGGCTAGCCACCTTTCTTCTTTGACCGACCACCAGATGTCTTCTGATGTTCTCCGCCTTGGTGGTGGTTCCCGTCAATTTGATCATCTCTTTGGTACACCATTTCGGCCACAACAGAATATCCAACAATCTCAATCCAACTTTTACTTATCTGATCAAACTGGGGCAAACCAAGGCGGTGGTGCTGGTGCTGGTTATGATATCGGTGAGCAAGATCAAAACCAAGGGCAAAATTCCGGAGGAGGAATGTTCTCTAATAGGTTATTTCATGGGCAACTATACCAACTCTACGATCTCCAGGGCAACCCGAATCACCCTTTTAACCTGGGGTTTTTCTCcggtaacaataataatagtactaCTGATACCCACACGATGAACTTTAGAAGTACTGGGAGTGGAGACCACTCCACCTTGTTCTCTCCTAATGGTGGCATGTTTGGTGGGCCGCCACGAATAGGCTCAAGCGGTGGCCTCTCCTGGCTCTACAACACCAACACCAATGCCGGTCATGCCCCCCAGCAGCCAGCCATGTCAGCAACCGCTCTTCTTCAAAAGGCGGCTCAAATGGgatccaccacctccaccaccaaTGTTAGTTCCACCGCCTTACTAAAGGGATTCGAATCCAAGCCACCACAAAAACAACAACCACCACTTCCGACAAGCGGCAATGGATTTGGAGGATTGTATGGTGAAAATGACCAAAACAGCCTCCATGACTTGCTCATTAGAGACATATCAAGAGATAATCTTTTAATGAACTCCTCACTCTTTGATAATATTGGAACCGgccacaacaacaataacaaaaacatCAACAACTACTATGGCGGGTTCAACCCGAATGGCAAACGCGTCCAAAGCGGGATTGGAGCTGGCTCATCGGATCGTCTGACGAGGGATTTTCTGGGAGTAGGGGAAATCGTGAGGAGCATGAGTGGAGGAGGGTTTGCTACAAGAAAACAACACCATCAAGGAATTAGCATGGGAAAtttggataataataataataataataataataataataataataataataataataataataataataataataataataataataataatggaagTAGCAATAATAGTAATAATGTGATTAATCCTGGTGGAGCAACAAATAGCCAAGCATATGGTGGGGGCAATAACAACAACGGTGGAAATAGTTTTCAGTGA